Proteins from one Clupea harengus chromosome 17, Ch_v2.0.2, whole genome shotgun sequence genomic window:
- the ppp1r17 gene encoding protein phosphatase 1, regulatory subunit 17-like — translation MSAGCVRSPPEMTEHRLLGQEPRYGLSEAQKKVKMDRQKERSSVEAPADDHHDNQEQKKPRRKDTPVLNIPPLIPGVRLIKGENHLVHLEDEEKDGKN, via the exons ATGTCTGCAGGCTGTGTGAGGTCACCCCCTGAGATGACGGAACACAGGCTGCTGGGTCAGGAGCCGCGCT atGGTCTTTCTGAGGCCCAGAAGAAGGTGAAGATGGACCGGCAGAAGGAGCGCAGCTCTGTGGAGGCCCCCGCTGACGATCACCACGACAACCAGGAACAGAAGAAGCCACGCAGGAAAGACACACCTGTGCTCAACATTCCCCCACTCATCCCAG GTGTGAGGCTGATCAAAGGAGAGAATCATCTGGTTCATCTAGAAGATGAGGAAAAAGACGGTAAAAATTAA